Within Lolium rigidum isolate FL_2022 chromosome 5, APGP_CSIRO_Lrig_0.1, whole genome shotgun sequence, the genomic segment CGCTCCCCGTCGATATGACGCGGGTGCTGCACGCCAACTAGGTGGCGTGTGATCGCTGGAGGGACGTGCACCTTGCTGAtggcggctcagctaccgccggATGCATGTCCCGTCGGTGCCTCGTCGCGAGCCGGAGAGGACCGCCGAGATCTATCCAGTCTTCGTCGGACCTCCGCGATCTATCCAGTCTTCACTGTCAGCTCATATCAGTGGCACACCTGGCGCCGTACCGGGACGAGCCGAGGAGGAAGGCGGGCTTCCTGGGTGTGACCGAGACTTCCCGttcgtgcacccgccgccgcccctcgtcGAACACGGCACTCGTCGGCGCCTCCacaggacgacgacggcgacacgTACGCGCTGGCCTACCAGAACGAGGAGGCGAAGTACGATATCGACGACTTCATTGCCTGCGTCCTCCACGACTATCAGGCAGCCATGGCGGAGGGTCGTAAGTTCGACTTCCCGTCGACCATGACAGACGAGGAGATCGAGGGGCTCGGCGTCCTCATCTTGCAGGTGAaccgaccggtgcagccgccgtTGCCACGGTATGCCACCGATATCATGCTGCCTGGCCTCACGGAGGAACATGCCCTACAATAGGCACTGCAGAACTCGgccccgcacccgccgccgcctccacctccgtcgtTCAACTCGTGGGATCCTCCACTACCGGCGGTACCGGTGTACGTTCCGCCGGTTGCCAACTGGCCGTGGTAGGTACCGGACTTTGTCGTGCTCGACGACAAGGAGTAGGCTAGGGCTtttaatttttatattttatatttttctttttatcactatgtaaattatgtttaaaCAATGGAAACCAAAAAAATTTACTTCGTGCCGCTAgaggtagcccccgacgcaaacggacgcactgATAATTTAGATATCTATTTTGCGTCGCCCCGTACTAAGCATATGCACGGTGTGCCTAACTACGAAGCATATGCACGGTGTGCCTAACTACGTCAAGCGCCATCTCAAAAAAGAAACTACGTCAAGCGTGGCAGTATATGCGTGGCTCATGTGGCCGGCGTACTGATAATGTACAGTACAAAATTTTACCCGTCTTACAATCTTTACGCAAAGGATTATTGGTGCGTTGGCAAGCACGTATGGGCAGTAGGCAAAGGTGCTGAGTTCAAATTCCCTTCTCTCCCAATCAGTTTTAATTTAGTTCTGGTACTGTTGGTTGGTACTAAATTGCACATCCAATACAAGTTGTGGTACCAAAAGTGTATATAGCTCCGCTATAAACAAAGCAGGCACTAATCCAGCTGAAAATGTTACAGCTCAAGGTTCTGATGATTGATGTCATATTTAACGTTGATGTCTGTAAAAATTGAAGTAGATAAACTGCGCATCGCTAATCAACTCACTCGAGTCGTATAAGCATCCTTGTTTGTTCATGAACTAATCATCATATAAGCTTGTTCATTATAACTACAGTACAAAAAAGGTACAAGGACGCACTATGAATTAATCTAAACAATCTTACACAATTGACTAGCTCGTTGAAAAATTGTCAGACTAGTTGAGAGGCCCTCATTAAATGTATAATATCTTGTGCCGGGGGAACCAAGAGAAGCAACGTCAGGCCGTCAGCAGTAGTAGAGAGATGCGAGACAAATCAGCAGGTCTGTTAGCAGAAGCCCAATCGCATCAAATACATATTTCGGTGCAAACAAACCCCAGACCTGAAAAGTTTGAAAGATAGGTAGTATAAAGTCAAATCTGCGACGTAAAGTGGTGATACTAAAAGCAGCAGCTATTGCTGGGTAAGAAAAGAGGTCCACAAATTTACCATCAAGTGACGCCTTTGAATCGTGACACATACGATTGTAACTGTCGTAGTGATAGCTGTAATTAGACCATACATCAAATGGACCTGAGTTCGACAAACAGATGAGATGTCACATATCTAGATCAATAAAAGGACTAAAGGAGTTCCACGATGCATGATTTATACTGTTGTATTTCAGTATATGGTCAACAGTAGGGAAATCCAGATTACTGGTTTTTAGGCCAACACAGTTATGGCTAAACAGTATAATGGCTGCTCAAATTAGTTTTCCTAAACATGCAACTTTTTGTAAAACATAATATTTACCTACTGAAATCACGTCACTAAGTTACTGACAACAGAATTTTGTCCAGTACCTGTATTAGAATATTGATGGTAACATCCTTCACCTTGCTTTTCTTGGACGCCATATTACAACAGTAGATGGCAATAAAAGGAAGACTGAGAACTGGTAGGATGTGAGAAACACCGAAGGTATCAATGGACAGAAGAAACCCTTGACGGATGATATGGAAATGATCAAACCTGTGATATTAGGAATGTGAAAAACATATTACATAAAATGCAAGAAATAATTATTCTTACAGTCACAGTATTCTTCGGAACATAACTATACTTACCCAATGAATGCAGCACCATAGCGGAGGCCGTCGAAGGTACACCTGAAATTTATTCTTTATTAGCTAGAATGCATTTTTACCCCATCTAACCATGCAAATCAAATAACCTTAACCATAAGCCCAAAGCCCCCACCCGCCACTCCCAAGCCCCATATAACAGCAAGGACAAATGGACCTGCCTTATCTCTCGGACCAGTAAACATGGTACGtgaaaacaaatgatgaagacagaaacataaatcaaagtaaaagaaATGTGTAAATGCATCAAACCATGAAGTATCTTACCAGTGACCAGTCAGATAAAACAGACAAACTGCAAGAAGGCTCCATTGTGTCACCGATACAGGGTTAACAACACAACTCCCGATTATGTCAAGTTTCAAGTCTTTCTCATACTTCTGCTGTAACTTAATTATACACCAAGCTGCAAAAGGGTTAATTAAAAGTTTCAGGTACTATGCTTCCTAATGTGGAATATGAAAGGGAAAAAAGACTCAAGTAGGCCTAAAGCAGTATGCCATATTCTGAGAAGTACGCGTCTGTTGAAGAATAGAGTGAGTAGCAAAGTACCTCCGATGATGCAAATTAATGCCACCGAAGAACCTTGCCTCCCCAACAAGATCAAGATAGTTGGGCTCCATGAACACAGCATGGCTGCTGATAAACTAGTTATCCTTTTGTTCAACTTCAAACAATCGACTGGCCCAAACAATCGGCAAAGTACAGATATCGCCAGTGACAAAGCTCCAATAGCATAAACAAAGCGAGGAGCCAATCTTATTCCAATATCTCGATTAGCTTTAGGATGAGACAACAAAGTACTTTCAGCAGCCCAATGATTTGCTATAAAGGAATAACTCAAGATGGTTCCAGACATAATAAAGTACTTCAAGAACCTCTGGTGGATTGCAGAGGTGCTGAACTTCAATACAATGTATGCCACCAAGGCAAGCGATATGATGGGGAATATAGCCATGAAGACATTGCAAAAATTGGAACCAAAAATGTCACAGACAATGCTCACGGGGTGGTCTTTTGTAGCTGTTGACCCAGCAATTTGTTTTGACATACCAAACTCAATTCCAAATCGTGTAAAAATATttagaagaagaaaaacaaattCCTATCAATTAAAAGAGTAAGTGCGTTAGAAGATAAATGATACAACCAACAGTAAAATAAGAAGCCAAATGAACAAGTGAAAATTTGATCATCAATTGATAAGGTAGGAGTATTAACTTCTATACTGAAGTTTCCTTTCGTGACCGAGTGCCACACGCCGGCAATGCAACTCGTGGACAAGAGGAAGTTCGCAACTCTACCTTCTGTCACTGCATGACAAGAAAACAACTTCACGAATCAGTAGAAACCAAAGTAAGCTCAAAATGTACAGTGACATTTGTATATCTGATGAACTCACATATATAGCTGTTGGATAGTAAACTCGCTGCTCGAATTGCGACCAATGTAAAAGCTAAGGATAATTTGGGGATGACCCTTACACCGGCACTTTTCTGATCTGATGGTTGACATACAGAATTCAGCTTCACAAGTGCGTATCCCTGAGCGATAACTGACAGTATCATAAGTAAAAGACCAGTGCCCATCAACCATAAATCAAACTCCGTCCAGGCAGAGCGAGCAAGATTTGCGAAGCTTTCCAAGAAGCTAGAGTATGCATCAATTTGCAGCTGCAGAGCAGAACTTGCGCTCTCCTTAAATTCTTCTCCCCTGGCTATTTCCAATTGACATGTAGACTTCAGAGCCTCTGACCAGTTGGCCTGAGCTTTTGAATACAGGTCCGCGACATGGTGCAGGTATTCAGCCGAAAATCCAATAATAGAACTACTAGAATATTGATCAATGTATCTCTTCACCTACAAGGGGCAGATTAAGATTAAAGGAGTAGTCCCAGATCAGCATATCTGCAAATGTAGTTCATACTAACCTGCCAGCTATTTACACAAAGGGCTTCAGCATATCTCCTTCTCCATGCTTCTAGGTCATTCCACGGCATACATGATTTGATATCCATCTTTTGATTATCCCATGTCCCAGCACTCAGAGCATACAATTCTGGGTTTACACGTCCAATGCTAGATATGGAAAAACAAACACATTTCATAACAGAGCAATGACACACAACTGAAGCTATTGAATAGGCACCATGTTAAGTTTGCATACCTTCCAAAGGGAAAAGGTATACCAAGTAGTGCTGATACAGTTACAGCAAAGTCAAGCTGAAACCAAGAAAAACATAAGATATTTGATAAaatagaaaatccacatcagaGCGCAATTAAAACTGACCTGCTGCATAGTGCTGACGCACACTTCATTCCCATGCTAGAATGGTAAACCATCAGAAGTAAGGGAAATAAGTCAAGCTATTAGTACTCATATTGCTAATGCACAGATAGAAGCTGACtattgcgaaataaaatgcaaagGACTAAAAAATAAGGCGATGAACTAAATATCAACATCCCTAGCACTGTCTCTATCATCAGGGCTATGACTACGAGCATGCGTCATGGAATACTACTTCAAACTCATGCATAACTCACTGAGTTAACAACAGTATTAATACCTAATTTCTCACAGAATGTCAGATGTCAAACCCAAATTAACAGTAAAGAACTCAATATGGCAGTAGAAGTACCTTCCCTATGTGTGATTTTTATATATCTTTTCTATATAagttaaattccggtgataaaATGGCGAAGGAGACCTTCAGCTAAAATTAAAAACTAATGAGATAACAAGTACATGCAAACAAGAAAATCAAGCTTATTGGAGAAGTTCAGTCAATTATCAGAATAAATGAAGTATACCAGATCAAAATTGCATGAATCTTCACCAAGAACAGCTAAGACAGCATCGGGTGGTGTCTTTGGACTCCATGCAAACAGCGATGTTTCAACCTACAATGGAACTGCATTAGTTCAGATAGTTCTGCActtagcaacaacaacaacaacaacaacaaaaagaagGTCAGATCACCTCTTCAGCAGTTCCTCCACCATGGTCACCGTTTAGGGTTTGGCCATGATCTCCCATTACAAGGAGTAAAGTGTTTTCATGGGGACCACCAGGTTTTGATAGACTTCTCAATGTGTCAATTACATCCTGAGTAAATTTGAGGGAAATTTAACAAACAAAATTTAGGACCATGTAACAGATAATGTCTCCTGCAAACAATTAGCTCAAAAAACAGATCTTTATATTATGAGTGAGGCAACTGACCTCTAGGATTTGATTGTATTGCTCCAACTTCTGGATCATTGGGGTAGAGTCAACACCAAATATATGCCCTGCATGATCCTAAAGAAAGTTGATCCCATATGCTTCTAGTTCCATTCCAGAAATAAAAGGATCAAGTGCGCAAGCCAGTGCCCAAGTGAAGACATGACAACTTACCACACCAAGAAAATGTGCAATAAGAACATCCCAATCATTTTCGTGCAATGACGGAAGCAAGTGCTCGATAACACCATTATCTACCTAATACATATAATTTGATGATTAATTCCATGGAAATTCAATGGAAGGCACATCACACAACAAGGGCAAATGGTACAGAACAGAGGACATACTGTGTCAAGATCTTTAACATTAAAAGAAGGGTACGGGAATGACTTGTTGAAGTGTTCTGGGTATAACTGTGTCCATGTATCATCTCCCATCATGACTACCCTCTTTCCACTTTTGGCCAGCTAATCGTGCAAAAAAGAAACAAACGCAAAACATTTAACATCATGCTTAGCTTATCCAAGCGTGAGCTACAAGTTTTACTAAAGTTGAATGTAAGGTGCAAAGAACCTGATGCATTATATTGTCTTCTACTATTGCTGGAGCTCCAAAGCTGTTGCCGACGTCGATAAAGGTAGGGAGGCCACCCGTCGTGAGAGCCTGAGCATTGATTTTTGCAGCAAGAATGGTGAGACCACTAAGCATTGAGTACACACCCATTTTGTATTGCATTGAGGTTTGCAAGAGATAACAGTTTTTTTGGCATAGCATCTGTAATGCTGATGGGATGAATAGACACACAGCAGTGCCCATCACCTTAAGACGCTGAAGGCTGGTGGTCGGTGGGTCAGCGAGCGCTTTGAAGATCCTAGCAGATTTCTTCTCATCAGCTGCCAGCTTTTGCAGGACCTGCAACTTGTCCATCCATGGCTGCTTCTCTGCAGCAAAATGTCAGGGTTTTTACTCATTACCAGCTCAACAATGTTCTCGTTTTTTTTTCTCACAGCTCAGGAAAAGGTCAGTGTGTAACGCTAACCCACCTTCGAAGAAGGTACTCGGCGCCACGAAATCGAACCTGTAAGACAGCAAAGAAAGATTGCTCAGAATCAGGCCTGGGAACTGAGACCGGCCAGGCTAGGCGAGGACCTGAGGGCGGTACCTGAGGGcgtcgaggacgacgatgacgaggcggTCTACGGCGGGCGGGGGCCAGGAGGAGCACCCGGGGGAGACGCCGGTGCGGTCGTCCCGGTGGCTGTGGAGGTCGAGCTCCGTGCGGGTGAGGAGGAAGCCGCGCGTGAAGAGGAAGATCGCCAGCGAGTGGACCGCGAGGATGGCGACGAAGATCAGCGGCCACGAGCGGCCTCGGGTGGGTTCgcggcggtggctcgccggagccGCCATCGGCTCCGGCAGGCGTTCGTGGGGCGGTTGTGGCCGGGCGCACGGCGGCGCGGCAGGGCGTCCGTGGCCGGGCGCGAGGCGGAGCGGCCGTGGCCGGGCGCGGGGCGGGACGGGCGGTGGCCGGGCGCGGGGCGGGACGGGCGGTGGCCGGCGCGGGCAGGGGCCGGGGCGGCGCGGGTGGAGGCGCTCACGGTCGGGCCAGGGGCAGTTGctgggaggaagaaggaaagaagtgggaggaaaaaagaaaaagaaaaatggcTGACAGGTGGGCCCTTTTTGCCATATTGCTGAGTAGGCTGTTTTACAATTTCGGTTTACGGGATCTAATCTGACGCGGTCCGCCCGAGCCCAGAATTCACGTTTACCGCATCACGCACTCCCGAGTTTACATATCAAGATTTACGAGATGTGATAGAGTTGCTTTTATTAGGTTGAATTTGAACTGCTGAGGGTTTAACCCGGTGCTACTCACAAAGCCTTTCCCACATTAGATAATCTAACCATATACAAGTTGAGCTGAGAGTTTACACATGTTCGGTAGCTCGGGTGTGCTCACCCATGTTGAGCCAAGATGTTGTTTGGAGATCCAATCTGAGCTCAACCAGTCACAGCAAAAGTAATTTGCAAAGAGGTCCTATTTTTCACATAAAGAACCTTGAgcagaaaaataaaaagcaatcaggtcctatcTCTCTCCATGGAAAGCGGCACGATGGCGGCGTGATTTTCGACCCAGGCGGCGCTTGGTCGTCCGTCCTCGCGGCGTTGGGTCGTCCGCCGTGGCTGCGCAGGGAGgcggcgctcggcggcggcgcgaggagtcgCCAGGGGgcggcgctcggcggcggcgcgaggagtcgCAGAGCGGCCGTGGCTGGAGGCACCGAGGCAGGCGGCCGTGGCTGGAGGCGGTGGCCGACCGTGCCGGCGTGAGGAACCGTGGCTGGAGGCGGCGGGCGGCTGTGGCTGGAGGCACCGAGCGGGCGCCCGTGGCTGGAGGCACCGAGGCCACAGAGGACGACGGGATCTTGGACAGCGCTTTTCGGAGGCGGTGGCGTGCTGCAGAGGACGACGGCCAGCGGGAGAGCAGGAAGGTCGGAGGAGGGCCAGCATGGGAGGAGGGGCGACCTGGGAGTTTCTCGGGGGAGGAGGAGGGTCGGGAGAGGAGacgtgagaggaggaggaggggaaatGAGACGTCGGGTGGAGGTCTGGGGGTCTCGCGGGACCGGCGGGACCGGCAGAATAGTGTTTTGCGGGATGAGCTCGCCCCGGATGAGTAgcaaagctcgatttgagcttcgctCTCGGGCAGGGCTCTCGCCCGTTTTTCGTATGAGCTGGGCAGTGGGGAGTTGGCCCGAGCCGACCTAACAAACAACATCTCTTAACAAAAGGTGGGTTGAGGAGGGAAAATCTGAGCTCCCCCAGTCAAAAAATTATATGTTCTCTGTTCGATCCGCATATTACTCGGAATGGGAACATCAATTTGGAGCAAGAATGAGACGAGCTGATGGACAAGGTAGTGTATTGACCAATCCTGTGTGGAGTACTCTTTGGAGTTTAAATGTTCCTGCCAAGATTAAAAATTTTGGATGGAAAGCTCTCCATGGTTTGGTTCCGGGAAGAGGAATCTTAGCAAACAGACACATCAAAGTTTCTGCCCAGTGTCCTGTCTGTAATGCTGGATGTGAAGATATAAAGCACCTGTTATTTACCTGTAAACGCGCAAAGGAGGTCTGGAAGGAGTTGGGATTAGAAGATTATATAAAATTGGCGTGTGACATTGACCACTCGGGATCAGTTGTGTTGGAAGAAATTCTGAGAGGCCCTATGAAGAACAACCCAGTCATTGGTCTGTTAGGCCTAAAGGAAACAATCCTTGTCGCTGCTTGGTATATTTGGTGGCAGCGTAGGGAAGTAGTGAATGGGGAAACTGTGGCTCCGGTGAAGAAATCGGTGTTTTCAATCCAGGCGATCACGGCAAATTATAAGGCGTCATCACATGTGACAGTGCCAAAGGAGAATGGATGGACGAAACCTCCACCAGGTACTTATAAGTTGAATGTTGATGCATGCTTCTTTCCCTCAGGTGATGGTGCGGTGGCGGCAGTGATTAGAGATTCAAGGGGCTCAGTGTTGGCGGGAGGAGCGTGGCCTTCAACTCATATGCTGGATGTAGGAACAGCAGAAGCTCTGGCGTTGAAAAGGGGGCTTGAATTACTAGAGAGAATTAATTGTTCACCTACAATTATTGAATCTGATAACATGGCTTTGATGGAGGCTTGCAACGGAGAGGGGGATATGTGGATTCCTAGCACAGCTATTCTGATGGACTGCTTCGAAATCATACAAAGATTAGGAGCTGTTtcttttacttactgttctagggAGTCTAATAGGGTAGCTCACAATTTAGCTAGATTTAGTTTTGAGGCTGACGAGTTATAGTTTGGGATGATGATCCTCCCGATCATGTGCTTTCGGATGTAATTGCTCGATGTAACTCTGTTTTGAACTCGGGCgacaagtttcagacgcactcttttccttaccagggtaccgaaggggactggaaggtttttaatgaggcgacttgctagcttaatatattgtgttttaccctcaaaaaaaaaacacgccCTGAGTGTCGGTGTCTTTTGGATCAGAAGTGTTACTTGGTGGGAGTTTGGAAGAGGATAAGTGCCAACCCTCTATTTTGTGATGAACGGCGCGGATGGGAACAGGTGAAGGAAAAATGATGCTATTTAGACTTTGTATATATGCAACTTGCCACGTAGGACTACACTTGTATTTACATTGAGATGATCTGTTGGTGATTTTGAGGATGATTTTAAAGTTAATTGTAGTAGGATTTTAGACGTGTATCGTCGACCAGCAGGCCTGGCACACGCACACCCGGTCACTCGTATATCCTTGTCTTCCCTAAAGCACTCACTTTGTCTCCCCGCTTGTCGCCTCGGCCACCACCCACAGTGTCGTCCTGCACAGCCGCCATACCGGACATAAATTGGAGGGGGTTGGGGACGAGAGAGGGTTGGGTTGAGGCGGTAGGCAGGGAAGTACCGACCGTAGCAGCGAGGAGGAGTCGCTACTTGTGCCGCCGTCCAAGTGTTGCTTTGCCTCTTCTCCTCGCTGCGTCAGGTTCGATCGAGGCTAAGTTGGTGGTGGGACAATGTCTCGACGATGAGGAATCGAGGGAGAGGACGCCAGTCAGGCCTCGTTGGTGAATGAAAACGAAAGAGGAGGCAGTAGGCGATTGGGTAGCCTTTATGGGAAGAGGGTAAG encodes:
- the LOC124656074 gene encoding GPI ethanolamine phosphate transferase 3, with product MLFVRSARANSPLPSSYEKRARALPESEAQIELCYSSGASSSRKTLFCRSRRSRETPRPPPDVSFPLLLLSRLLSRPSSSPEKLPGRPSSHAGPPPTFLLSRWPSSSAARHRLRKALSKIPSSSVASVPPATGARSVPPATAARRLQPRFLTPARSATASSHGRLPRNCPWPDRERLHPRRPGPCPRRPPPVPPRARPPPVPPRARPRPLRLAPGHGRPAAPPCARPQPPHERLPEPMAAPASHRREPTRGRSWPLIFVAILAVHSLAIFLFTRGFLLTRTELDLHSHRDDRTGVSPGCSSWPPPAVDRLVIVVLDALRFDFVAPSTFFEEKQPWMDKLQVLQKLAADEKKSARIFKALADPPTTSLQRLKALTTGGLPTFIDVGNSFGAPAIVEDNIMHQLAKSGKRVVMMGDDTWTQLYPEHFNKSFPYPSFNVKDLDTVDNGVIEHLLPSLHENDWDVLIAHFLGVDHAGHIFGVDSTPMIQKLEQYNQILEDVIDTLRSLSKPGGPHENTLLLVMGDHGQTLNGDHGGGTAEEVETSLFAWSPKTPPDAVLAVLGEDSCNFDLHGNEVCVSTMQQLDFAVTVSALLGIPFPFGSIGRVNPELYALSAGTWDNQKMDIKSCMPWNDLEAWRRRYAEALCVNSWQVKRYIDQYSSSSIIGFSAEYLHHVADLYSKAQANWSEALKSTCQLEIARGEEFKESASSALQLQIDAYSSFLESFANLARSAWTEFDLWLMGTGLLLMILSVIAQGYALVKLNSVCQPSDQKSAGVRVIPKLSLAFTLVAIRAASLLSNSYILTEGRVANFLLSTSCIAGVWHSVTKGNFSIEEFVFLLLNIFTRFGIEFGMSKQIAGSTATKDHPVSIVCDIFGSNFCNVFMAIFPIISLALVAYIVLKFSTSAIHQRFLKYFIMSGTILSYSFIANHWAAESTLLSHPKANRDIGIRLAPRFVYAIGALSLAISVLCRLFGPVDCLKLNKRITSLSAAMLCSWSPTILILLGRQGSSVALICIIGAWCIIKLQQKYEKDLKLDIIGSCVVNPVSVTQWSLLAVCLFYLTGHWCTFDGLRYGAAFIGFDHFHIIRQGFLLSIDTFGVSHILPVLSLPFIAIYCCNMASKKSKVKDVTINILIQVHLMYGLITAITTTVTIVCVTIQRRHLMVWGLFAPKYVFDAIGLLLTDLLICLASLYYC